In Cryptomeria japonica chromosome 10, Sugi_1.0, whole genome shotgun sequence, a genomic segment contains:
- the LOC131859671 gene encoding disease resistance protein RPV1-like — translation MIPEEKEKFTIAIQFIVEGSITCLRQSEDNKLFRFIKSSINNENLMSLRKRINELYLDLMLTTIIDMRKDIPSYLPIPNAVYPVRAVGIEMQVNEILDILRSTDQLSLAVVIYGFGGLGKTTLAEAVVSKMDLKNYNYSTIEIYQEQEKNDFTRSQQRILKDCFPNYNGGKPVVLTDYKDGRGHLWKAFKCQKEKPIFLFIDNALRLADLKNLLPEELEDLPRGSKILVTTRILQATDIFEGQPNLVRRPCHLQPLPDEETSKILFKNQDKAATIRKEDLKRILKICSGVPLALKIVGAQLHKQNYRVDRCSNILEILEKGDTIKEEKLSERLVDFVYGELEVYSREAWLDICCFFSKWSRQDVEYIVGAMAVTSLLETGLISSTLKRNHPAWEELIVHDIIKAKGQALAKGNRILDVQSLSEAVDEQRLHQIKGVWLSEDGIEEKHLKLMRKSLRVLALGEGMEANRVSQMRFEELKFLQLSGNIAQLDKLDKLRVFHGPFFTEGGVTLCKLPRNLSSMKVICQFHSSECTNSQMRGASPCPPLEKLDFSELVVPLKLPEGFNQLVALNILILDDNEKMRELPEQICQLPALEVLSMRRCWRLKRLPESIFGLL, via the exons ATGATTCCAGAGGAGAAGGAAAAATTTACGATAGCCATTCAGTTCATTGTTGAAGGCTCAATTACTTGCCTTCGTCAATCAGAGGATAACAAGCTTTTCAG GTTTATCAAATCTTCAATCAATAATGAAAATTTGATGAGTCTTCGCAAGAGAATAAATGAGTTGTATCTAGATCTTATGTTGACCACTATCATAGACATGAGGAAGGACATACCCAGTTACCTTCCCATACCAAATGCCGTCTATCCAGTGAGAGCAG TTGGGATTGAGATGCAAGTGAACGAAATATTGGATATTCTGAGAAGCACAGATCAGTTATCACTAGCCGTAGTAATTTATGGTTTCGGAGGCCTAGGAAAAACCACACTCGCAGAAGCTGTGGTTTCAAAAATGGATCTAAAGAATTATAATTACTCTACTATTGAGATATATCAAGAGCAAGAGAAGAATGATTTTACAAGATCACAACAGCGAATTTTGAAAGATTGTTTCCCAAATTATAATGGTGGCAAACCGGTAGTGTTAACAGATTATAAAGATGGTCGAGGTCATCTTTGGAAGGCTTTTAAATGTCAAAAAGAAAAacctatttttcttttcattgacaATGCATTACGGTTAGCAGACCTGAAGAACCTTCTGCCGGAGGAGTTGGAAGACCTTCCTAGAGGTAGCAAGATTCTGGTAACAACAAGAATTTTACAAGCTACAGACATTTTTGAAGGTCAACCCAACCTTGTGCGCAGACCCTGTCATCTGCAGCCTCTGCCTGATGAAGAGACATCAAAAATTTTGTTCAAAAACCAAGATAAAGCTGCAACCATAAGAAAAGAAGATTTAAAAAGAATCTTAAAGATTTGTAGCGGAGTACCACTAGCCCTCAAAATTGTTGGTGCTCAACTACATAAGCAAAATTATCGAGTTGACAGGTGTAGTAACATCCTGGAAATTTTGGAAAAGGGGGACACGATCAAAGAAGAAAAGTTGAGCGAGCGCCTTGTTGATTTCGTGTATGGTGAGTTGGAAGTCTACAGTCGGGAAGCCTGGCTTGACATATGCTGCTTTTTTAGCAAATGGAGTCGTCAAGATGTGGAATACATTGTGGGAGCAATGGCAGTAACATCTCTTCTTGAAACGGGATTGATCAGCTCAACTCTTAAGCGCAATCATCCCGCTTGGGAGGAGTTAATTGTTCATGATATCATCAAAGCAAAAGGGCAAGCCTTAGCAAAAGGCAATAGAATCTTGGATGTCCAATCCTTAAGTGAAGCGGTAGACGAACAG AGGCTCCATCAAATTAAAGGAGTCTGGCTCTCTGAAGATGGTATTGAGGAAAAACACTTAAAGCTAATGAGAAAATCATTAAGAGTTCTGGCATTGGGAGAAGGAATGGAAGCGAATAGAGTAAGTCAGATGAGATTTGAAGAATTGAAGTTTCTTCAGCTATCCGGTAACATTGCTCAGTTGGACAAGCTTGATAAATTGCGGGTGTTCCATGGGCCTTTCTTCACTGAAGGTGGAGTTACTCTGTGTAAG CTTCCTAGAAACTTATCATCAATGAAGGTCATTTGCCAATTCCATTCCTCTGAATGCACAAACTCTCAGATGAGAGGAGCTTCTCCATGTCCTCCTTTGGAGAAACTAGATTTCAGTGAGTTGGTTGTGCCGCTCAAGCTACCAGAGGGGTTTAATCAGTTAGTGGCATTGAATATTTTGATTCTTGATGACAATGAAAAAATGCGGGAGCTGCCTGAGCAAATCTGCCAACTGCCTGCTTTAGAGGTACTGAGTATGAGGAGGTGCTGGCGTTTAAAACGTCTACCAGAATCCATATTTGGACTACTTTAA
- the LOC131066269 gene encoding uncharacterized protein LOC131066269, producing MAQQILQRIKSKQQNNPENATTSSQLYQGTEQESGIWTSITNKGSQFQGFLNKFGSSEALHQSIKIAAEMLQQGGQISSIGAGLSTIAFVLSK from the exons ATGGCCCAACAAATTCTTCAGAGAATAAAG TCTAAACAACAAAATAACCCTGAAAATGCCACCACAAGCTCTCAACTATATCAGGGAACAGAACAAGAAAGCGGCATATGGACGTCTATTACTAATAAAGGCTCGCAATTCCAagggtttttaaataaatttggATCATcg GAAGCTTTGCATCAATCGATAAAAATTGCTGCAGAGATGCTTCAACAAGGAGGACAAATAAGTTCGATTGGGGCAGGGTTGTCAACAATCGCATTTGTATTGTCCAAATAA